One part of the Glycine soja cultivar W05 chromosome 11, ASM419377v2, whole genome shotgun sequence genome encodes these proteins:
- the LOC114374490 gene encoding uncharacterized protein LOC114374490 isoform X3, which yields MMNGNGTQTKYWGESSGSTSHSSQQDVEDDRMIALVLSEEYAKLDGAVGWRLTNLEPVPVLRRGSLCFEVSGKSSSEGWNSKFDYISMGNHGETQNTTQKDMSSIYQEQRLQPCQLSSSIHYGGQDIYSCPKSTQDSGYNSLLYKKDGVEDDLGSNLWQGGPCY from the exons ATGATGAATGGAAATGGTACTCAGACTAAGTATTGGGGCGAAAGTTCGGGTTCAACTTCCCATAGCAGTCAGCAGGATGTGGAGGATGATAGGATGATTGCTCTTGTGTTGTCAGAAGAGTATGCCAAATTAGATGGAGCAGTTGGTTGGCGCCTTACCAACTTGGAACCTGTTCCT GTGTTAAGGAGAGGTTCTCTGTGCTTCGAAGTGAGTGGAAAAAGTTCCAGTGAGGGGTGGAACTCCAAATTTG ATTACATCAGCATGGGAAATCATGGTGAAACTCAGAACACAACACAAAAGGATATGAGTTCTATATATCAGGAACAAAGACTTCAACCATGTCAACTTAGCTCATCAATACATTATGGTGGCCAAGACATATATTCTTGTCCTAAGAGTACACAAGATTCAGGATACAACTCTTTG ttgtaCAAGAAAGATGGGGTTGAAGATGATTTAGGAAGTAACCTGTGGCAAG GGGGTCCCTGTTATTAA
- the LOC114374490 gene encoding uncharacterized protein LOC114374490 isoform X2 has translation MMNGNGTQTKYWGESSGSTSHSSQQDVEDDRMIALVLSEEYAKLDGAVGWRLTNLEPVPVLRRGSLCFEVSGKSSSEGWNSKFDYISMGNHGETQNTTQKDMSSIYQEQRLQPCQLSSSIHYGGQDIYSCPKSTQDSGYNSLLYKKDGVEDDLGSNLWQDHTCQRICSLS, from the exons ATGATGAATGGAAATGGTACTCAGACTAAGTATTGGGGCGAAAGTTCGGGTTCAACTTCCCATAGCAGTCAGCAGGATGTGGAGGATGATAGGATGATTGCTCTTGTGTTGTCAGAAGAGTATGCCAAATTAGATGGAGCAGTTGGTTGGCGCCTTACCAACTTGGAACCTGTTCCT GTGTTAAGGAGAGGTTCTCTGTGCTTCGAAGTGAGTGGAAAAAGTTCCAGTGAGGGGTGGAACTCCAAATTTG ATTACATCAGCATGGGAAATCATGGTGAAACTCAGAACACAACACAAAAGGATATGAGTTCTATATATCAGGAACAAAGACTTCAACCATGTCAACTTAGCTCATCAATACATTATGGTGGCCAAGACATATATTCTTGTCCTAAGAGTACACAAGATTCAGGATACAACTCTTTG ttgtaCAAGAAAGATGGGGTTGAAGATGATTTAGGAAGTAACCTGTGGCAAG ATCACACTTGCCAAAGGATATGCTCCTTAAG TTAA
- the LOC114374490 gene encoding uncharacterized protein LOC114374490 isoform X1, which yields MMNGNGTQTKYWGESSGSTSHSSQQDVEDDRMIALVLSEEYAKLDGAVGWRLTNLEPVPVLRRGSLCFEVSGKSSSEGWNSKFDYISMGNHGETQNTTQKDMSSIYQEQRLQPCQLSSSIHYGGQDIYSCPKSTQDSGYNSLLYKKDGVEDDLGSNLWQDHTCQRICSLRNCLFFLRRS from the exons ATGATGAATGGAAATGGTACTCAGACTAAGTATTGGGGCGAAAGTTCGGGTTCAACTTCCCATAGCAGTCAGCAGGATGTGGAGGATGATAGGATGATTGCTCTTGTGTTGTCAGAAGAGTATGCCAAATTAGATGGAGCAGTTGGTTGGCGCCTTACCAACTTGGAACCTGTTCCT GTGTTAAGGAGAGGTTCTCTGTGCTTCGAAGTGAGTGGAAAAAGTTCCAGTGAGGGGTGGAACTCCAAATTTG ATTACATCAGCATGGGAAATCATGGTGAAACTCAGAACACAACACAAAAGGATATGAGTTCTATATATCAGGAACAAAGACTTCAACCATGTCAACTTAGCTCATCAATACATTATGGTGGCCAAGACATATATTCTTGTCCTAAGAGTACACAAGATTCAGGATACAACTCTTTG ttgtaCAAGAAAGATGGGGTTGAAGATGATTTAGGAAGTAACCTGTGGCAAG ATCACACTTGCCAAAGGATATGCTCCTTAAG AAATTGTCTGTTCTTTCTCCGGAGGAGTTAA